AATGTCGGAAGACGGGGTTGAAGCTATGCTTGAGGTTTGGATCCGCAAAGGCTCTGTTGGACGAGAATTGGTTGGCTGCGATAGTACTGATTGCTGCCAAACCGCCAAAGAGGTTTGGTATCGTTGTCTTGCTGATAACGAGCTTTCCATCACGGTGATGCGATAATCACACTATGAGATAAAACAAAGGCAGCTTACGAGCCTGTCTCTTGATCACAAGTCATTGTGTTCAAGAGACTTAGCTAGTTCATATCCTTCAAGGATGGTTTGTAACCTAAACCATCCTTGCCATAATGTCTTTACAGAAGCGCGACCCGTCCGCTTGGTATCTTTCCAACCACCTAACCGTGCAATACTTTTGTAAGCCCACGATATATTTGGTGCTTCTTTGGGCAGCTTTTTCTTCTCCAATTTTAACCACATAAGCTTCCACGCTTTACCTTTTAACACCCGTTCACAACAGCTACTAGATAACTCTTTAGATTCGTTCATAAATCTTAACTGGAGTAAACGAGTAGCAATAAATGCCAAAATAACACTGAGCCTTTCTAAGTTATCTTTACTTTGCATTCTCAGTTGTTCAACTTGCGTGCCTTCACTTTTCCAAACCTTGTGAAAATCTTCTATCAGCCAACGACGCTCATAATAACTGACGATGTTAAGTGCTTCCTCTTTGTTCGTTACAGGCTCTGATGTCAGTAAATGCCATGCGAGCTTGTCGTCACTCTCACCTTGCTCTATACATCCAACATAGTAGAGAGAGATATTATCGAACTCTTTTTTATTAGCGGGAGACTTAAGTGTCACGGGAGCATATTTGATGTCTAGATGAGCCGTGCGGGACTTACGACCGCCTTTTTGCGGTATTTTTAGCTCTTTGCTTCCTGCTGATAACAACTTGGAAGCGTAGTCATAAAGACGATTATCATGCTCCTCGATACAGCGACTTTGCATTGAGCGAACGATAAATCGTTGTTGTTGCTCGTGCTTGTAAGTGAGGTACTCGAATAAATCGGCTTCTCTATCACATACAGAAATAACCTCTGACATTTTCTCGCCTAGTCGCTCTGCAACATGGCGAGATGCTTGTTCCCATTTATAACTTTCTTTTTCTTTGTATGGTCGAGTTGCATGCTGGTGTCTTTGACCACGTTTTTCAATATCTCGGGTCCAGCGTTGTTGTTCGATTAAACCAACTACAGTGTGAGTTTCGGGAGCAAAAAGCAACGTTGAATGAACGAACATTGCTCGGTGTCGATTACCTTGATTGGAATGCCCGAGTGTATCTTGTATGCTGTGATGTGAGTAACTTAGAGAAGTGGTATCTTCCAATGCAAGCAGTGTTTGTTGTTCAAAAGCTTCTTGTGCTGTGACATAGAATCCAGCTTCTGCAATATCTTCTGCTTTGATTTGGTCATTACGAATAAAGCGATAAGCCCCTTCCATATCGGCTGGGGAGATGATGAGTTTTGAGATAGGGATACCAGGTTGTTCAGCCAGAGAGGTAGCTAGAGCAACGAGTCTTTGAGTGCGTCTTGGGTCATTAAGATCGGCTTGACCGAATTGTTTTTGAGCCCAAAGAGTTGGTTCTATATAGGTCATCATAATCATCCTTATCATTGCTTAGATGATCAGATCATGAAACATAAAATTAGTTCAAAAAAATCCCCAAGCATTGGCTTAGGGATTTGTGTATAAGAGACAGGCTTACGAGCTGCCTTTTTGTTTATCTATGCTTTTAGTTATTAACTGATAGCGCTAAAGCCTTCAATTTGACTTAGTTCTGCACGTAACTCTTCTGCTAATGCCGCTTGTAATTCATCACTACGTTGGGTGCCATCAGTGTTACCCCAAATTGGACCAGGCCATGCGATATCATTACTAAAGCGTGCAATGTGGTGTAAATGCAGCTGTGGGACTAAATTACCTAATGCACCAACATTAATTTTTTCGGCTTGGTAATCATTTTCTAGCAAAGTTGCAACTGCACTGGATTCGCGCATTAATTGAAATTGATCTTGTTCTGGTAGGTGGTGGATCTCACGCAGTTCGTCAACACGAGGAACGAGGATAATCCACGGACCTAAAGCTTCTTTTGATAGTAAAACACGAGAAAGAGGAAAGTCACCAAGCACTGTAGTATCTGATTCTAGACGAGGATGAAGAGTGAAATGCATGTAATTATTCCTTAATGGTACATTATGGCTCACAAGCCAGAGCAATAGTTATCATAGTATGCCTAATTCCAGCTTATTGGTATTATCCTTAACGTATTCTCTAACATTTTGTTAATTACACGAATTTATTGTGAGGCTATGTATGGCAAGCGAATATCAGTTTGTACTCGATTATTGGTTTGGCGAACTCGATGGTGAAGTGACAAAAGAAAATAAACACTCACTTTGGTTTCTAGGCGGCGATGAGGTTGATGCTTATATTAAAACTCACTTTCAATCGTGGGTAAGTAAAGCAGGTAAAGGTGAATTGAATCATTGGTGTGAAACAGCGAAAGGGCGTTTAGCATTAATCATCTTATTAGATCAATTTAGCCGTAATATTTACCGAGGCTTAAGTGCCGCGTTTCGTTACGATTCATTAGCTTTAGCACTATGTAAACGTGGCTTAGCGTTAAATCAAGATATGGAATTAACGGCAATTGAGCGTGTGTTCTTCTATTTACCATTAGAGCACGCTGAAGATTTAGAAGATCAAGAAGAGAGTGTGTTCCGTTTTAAACAATTAACAGAATGTACTTCAGCTGAAAATAGTGAGCTTTTCGACGGCTTTTATAACTATGCCAAAAGCCATTTTGAGGTGATCAAACAGTTTGGTCGTTTTCCTTACCGCAATGCAGTACAAGGACGCTTATCAACTCAAGGCGAACTTGCTTGGCTCAACGACGGTGGTCAGCGATTCGGGCAATAACTTTAGTTGTGTTACTTATTCGTCAGATATAAAAAAGCCTTCCAGATGGACTGTCTCTTGATCACAAGTCATTGTGTTCAAGAGACTTAGCTAGTTCATATCCTTCAAGGATGGTTTGTAACCTAAACCATCCTTGCCATAATGTCTTTACAGAAGCGCGACCCGTCCGCTTGGTATCTTTCCAACCACCTAACCGTGCAATACTTTTGTAAGCCCACGATATATTTGGTGCTTCTTTGGGCAGCTTTTTCTTCTCCAATTTTAACCACATAAGCTTCCACGCTTTACCTTTTAACACCCGTTCACAACAGCTACTAGATAACTCTTTAGATTCGTTCATAAATCTTAACTGGAGTAAACGAGTAGCAATAAATGCCAAAATAACACTGAGCCTTTCTAAGTTATCTTTACTTTGCATTCTCAGTTGTTCAACTTGCGTGCCTTCACTTTTCCAAACCTTGTGAAAATCTTCTATCAGCCAACGACGCTCATAATAACTGACGATGTTAAGTGCTTCCTCTTTGTTCGTTACAGGCTCTGATGTCAGTAAATGCCATGCGAGCTTGTCGTCACTCTCACCTTGCTCTATACATCCAACATAGTAGAGAGAGATATTATCGAACTCTTTTTTATTAGCGGGAGACTTAAGTGTCACGGGAGCATATTTGATGTCTAGATGAGCCGTGCGGGACTTACGACCGCCTTTTTTGCGGTATTTTTAGCTCTTTGCTTCCTGCTGATAACAACTTGGAAGCGTAGTCATAAAGACGATTATCATGCTCCTCGATACAGCGACTTTGCATTGAGCGAACGATAAATCGTTGTTGTTGCTCGTGCTTGTAAGTGAGGTACTCGAATAAATCGGCTTCTCTATCACATACAGAAATAACCTCTGACATTTTCTCGCCTAGTCGCTCTGCAACATGGCGAGATGCTTGTTCCCATTTATAACTTTCTTTTTCTTTGTATGGTCGAGTTGCATGCTGGTGTCTTTGACCACGTTTTTCAATATCTCGGGTCCAGCGTTGTTGTTCGATTAAACCAACTACAGTGTGAGTTTCGGGAGCAAAAAGCAACGTTGAATGAACGAACATTGCTCGGTGTCGATTACCTTGATTGGAATGCCCGAGTGTATCTTGTATGCTGTGATGTGAGTAACTTAGAGAAGTGGTATCTTCCAATGCAAGCAGTGTTTGTTGTTCAAAAGCTTCTTGTGCTGTGACATAGAATCCAGCTTCTGCAATATCTTCTGCTTTGATTTGGTCATTACGAATAAAGCGATAAGCCCCTTCCATATCGGCTGGGGAGATGATGAGTTTTGAGATAGGGATACCAGGTTGTTCAGCCAGAGAGGTAGCTAGAGCAACGAGTCTTTGAGTGCGTCTTGGGTCATTAAGATCGGCTTGACCGAATTGTTTTTGAGCCCAAAGAGTTGGTTCTATATAGGTCATCATAATCATCCTTATCATTGCTTAGATGATCAGATCATGAAACATAAAATTAGTTCAAAAAAATCCCCAAGCATTGGCTTAGGGATTTGTGTATAAGAGACAGTCCAGATGGAAGGCTTTTTAATGTAAAGAGGAATGTGAATTACATACGCTCTAGTGTTTCGATACCAAGCAGATCTAGACCTTGCTTGATAGTCTTCGCTGTTAGCATTGCAAGCTTCAAGCGGCTTTGCTTGGTTGCTTCGTCAGCGTTAAGAATTGGGCATGCTTCGTAGAAGCTAGAGAACATACCAGCAAGTTCGAATAGGTAAGTACACATTAGGTGTGGCTGACCTTCACGCGCTACAGATTGAACAGCTTCTTCGAATTGAAGCAGTTTAGACAGTAGTGCTTGCTCTTTCTCGTCAGTGATAACGATAGGTTGAGTAAGATCTGCTAGTTCAACGTTCGCACGTTTGAAGATAGATGCTACACGAGTGTATGCGTACTGCATGTATGGTGCAGTGTTACCTTCGAATGCCAACATGTTGTCCCAATCGAAGATGTAGTCTGTCGTACGGTGCTTAGAAAGATCAGAGTACTTAACTGCAGCCATAGCAACAGTTTGTGCAATGTTTGCTTTTTCTTCAGCACTTAGTTCAGGGTTCTTCTCTTCGATTAGCTTGTTAGCACGCTCTTCTGCTTCATCAAGTAGATCTGCTAGACGAACTGTACCACAAGCACGCGTCTTAAATGGACGACCGTCTTTGCCTAGCATCATACCGAATGCGTGGTGCTCTAGAGATACACTCTCTGGCACGTAACCCGCTTTACGTACGATTTCCCAAGCCATCATTAGGTGTTGGTGCTGACGTGAGTCGATGAAGTAAAGCACGCGATCCGCATGTAGTTGCTCGTAACGGTACTTAGCACAAGCGATGTCGGTAGTTGTGTATAGGTAACCGCCGTCACGCTTCTGGATGATCACACCCATAGGCTCGCCGTCTTTGTTTTTGTACTCGTCTAGGTAAACAACCGTTGCACCGTCGCTTTCTACTGCTAGACCTTTTTCTTTAAGATCTGCAACAACGCCAGGTAGCATGTCGTTGTACATAGATTCGCCCATTACGTTGTCATCAGTTAGCGACACGTTTAGACGATCGTAGTTACGTTGGTTCTGCTTTAGTGTGATCTCAACAAGTTGCTTCCACTTCTCTAGGCAGTACTCGTCACCGCTTTGTAGGCGAACAACGAAGTTACGCGCAGTTTCACCGAACTCTGCGTCTTCATCGTAAAGTACTTTAGATTCACGGTAAAAGCCTTCAAGATCGCTGATGTTCATCGATACGTCAGCGCCTTCTTTCTCTTTACGCTGCATGTTAGCGATAAGCATACCGAACTGAGTACCCCAGTCACCAAGGTGGTTAGCACGGATAACATTGTGACCTAGGAATTCAAGCGTACGAACAACTGCATCACCGATGATAGTTGAACGTAGGTGACCTACGTGCATTTCTTTAGCAACGTTTGGTGCTGAGTAGTCAACAACGATGTTTTGTGCAGTTTCAGTGTTAACAGCTAGACGCTCGTCTTTAAGCGCTTCTTCACCACGCTCTGCTAACCATGCTTTGTTTAAGAAAATGTTGATGAAGCCTGGGCCTGCGATTTCAACTTTCTCTGCAATACCGTCAAGGTCTAAGCAGTCGATAACTTTTTGTGCGAATTCGCGTGGATTAGTACCTAGCTTCTTTGCTACGCCCATAACACCGTTCGCTTGGTAATCACCAAACTGAGCTTTAGCTGATTGGCGAACTGCTGCAGGACTGCCTGCAGGTGCGCCAGCGGCTTCTAGAGCCTGAGATACTTTATCGTTAATAAGTGCTTGAATGTTCACACGCTGATCCTTACATCATTTGTAAAGCCAATTATTAATAAGAGGCAAAAATGCCTACGTATCGCAAGATCACCGTCAAAAATAATCACGAAATAAAACAAGTTGATCACAAAAGGTAATCAAGTAATTAACGTGAGTATTTTTGACGGGGTCGCGAATATCTAAATATGCACCGAAGTCTTGAATACGCAGCAGGTATTGTCCTAATAATACCCACACATAGAGGTACTTTGGCAACTGGAAAAACCTATTGTTTACGTTTTTTTTTAAACTTTTTTTGTTATGGGTAAATAATGTGTAACGCGTTATTGTATTGGGAATGGAGTGCGTTAAATTCCTGTTTCAATAAATCATTAAAAATGGATAATTATTCACTTCACCTAATTATAGTTTCAGTCGTCAATAATGGGATTAATTCATGAACACGTTAGAACAACATCATCTTCATCCAACGCAAATGCTTGCGCAATTACCAGACTTCATGAAAGCCATTACCGCATTAATCGATGATTTAGGTATTTCGCTAAAAGGCTTTCAAGCCGATCACATTGCTTTGCGTGTTAACGATCAAACGTTGGCAGAAGCATTACATCAAGCATGGCTAAGTTATGGTCAAGAATGGTCGAATAATATGATCAATGGACGCCCAATTGTGATTATTGGTTTTGAGCAACCATTACAAGCTGGCGATTGGTCATTTGAAGCCTTAGAACTGCCTTACCCAAGTGATAAGGCTTACCCGAAGCAAGGGTGGGAGCATATTGAGTTTGTTGTGCCATCAACCGCACGAACAACCGATGAATTAAAACAAGATTTGCAAAAGCAATTACCGACCTTGGATTGGGATGGTTTAGCAGCGAAAGGCATTAAGGTAAAAGCAAGTTCACCAGCAGGTGATAATGAACGCTTACCAAACCCAACTTTTGCTTTTAAACGTGATGGTGTGTGTATCAAATTACATGGGCACTCGTTAAAAGCGGTACTGGAAAGTGAACAAGCTTAACGTCGAATAAAGTTGAGATAATAAAAAGCGCAGCTTACGACTTTTTTTGAGCGGTAATGACTGCGCTTTTTTAATTGTGTATTTAGTTATTAAAGAATAACGGTGCGGTTGCCGTGAACAAACACGCGATCGTCTACCACTAATCCTAATGCTTTACTGAGCACTGATTTTTCAACATCACGACCTGATTTTGCCATCTCTGCGGCGCTGAAGCTGTGATCCACGGGGATCACGTTTTGGGTAATGATTGGCCCTTCATCAAGATCATTGGTTACAAAGTGTGCTGTTGCACCAATGATTTTCACACCACGTTCAAAAGCTTGCTGATAAGGTTTGGCACCAATAAATGCAGGTAAGAAACTGTGGTGAATATTAATGATTTTATTTGGGAATTGAGCAACAAAATTTGGCGTTAAGATACGCATGTATTTTGCTAGCACCACATAGTTAGGTTGGTATTGTTGTACCGCTTCTAATAGCTTTTGTTCGTGCTCTTCACGGCTCAAACCTTCATGGCACACATGATGGAATGGAATATCAAATTTTTCTGTTAGGCCTTGTAGCGTGTTGTAGTTACCCACAACTGCTGCAATTTCAATATCTAGCGAGCCATCAAATGCTTTAACTAGAATGTCACCTAAACAGTGAGCCTCTTTGGTTACCATGATCACGACTTTTTTTCGATCAGAGCTAATTAAGCGACGCTTGCTGCCTTGTGGCAATGCATGATCTAAATCGGCAAGGAAGGTGGTGTCATTAAAATAGCCTTCCAGCTCGGTACGCATGAAAAATTGATCATGTGTATTATCAACATATTCTTTATTGTTGATGATGTTCAGTTGGTGTTTGTGACAAATATTGGTGATTTTCGCGATAAGCCCCATATCATCTGGGCATTCCGTGAGAAGTGTTTTCTTTTCCATGTCGATTCCTGACTACGATTCACGCCTGTCTATATACTGCGTGTTACAAAGATCTTAATTAACTATTACCTAGATTTAACCTTATGGTCAAAGCATTTATGTCTTTGCTTCTCTGATTAATGAGAAATGAAGGGTGATAATTGCTGTTCTGTGAAAGGAGAGTGCTGGTCGGTTGAGGAGATAATTGGCATAATGACAATATAGATACTGTATATATGACCAATAGTGCGAAGTAGATGATAACGAAGTTTTTTGCCTCTGGCGGTGCGTTAGACAAAGCGATTCCGGGTTTTCAGGCTCGCCAACCCCAAATTGATATGGCGAATGCAGTAGCAGACGCAATCAAACATGAGTCTCAGCTGGTGGTTGAAGCCGGAACGGGTACAGGCAAAACCTTTGCTTATGTAATTCCTGCTTTGCTTAGTGGTAAGAAAACTATTATCAGTACTGGTTCTAAAAACCTTCAAGAGCAGCTATTCCACCGTGATTTACCATTAATGGCGGATGCGATTGGCTTTACAGGGCGAGTGGCATTGCTAAAAGGGCGCTCAAATTACCTATGCATTGATCGCTTAAATCGCCAAGTATTAGAAAGTCATGATGTTGAATCGGATCCTACACTGCTTACTCAATTGGTTAAAATTCGCCAATGGTCTTCATCATCAAAATCGGGCGATTTTGGTGAGTGTGATGATGTCGCAGAAGATAGCCCCGTTATTCCGTTGATCACCTCTACTAATGACAACTGCTTAGGTCGTGAATGTCCGTCTTATGATGAATGCTTTGTGGTTAAAGCGCGTCGAAAAGCGATGGAAGCGGATGTGGTAGTGGTAAACCATCACTTATTCTTGGCTGATTTAGCGATTAAGGAAACAGGCTTTGGTGAGTTAATTCCAGAAGCTGAAGTGTTTATTTTCGATGAAGCACATCAAATGCCAGATATCGCCAGCCAGTATTTTGGTCAAAGCCTGACCAGTCGCCAGCTGGTTGAATTGGCAAAAGATATTGATATCGGCTATCGCACTGAAGCGCGTGATATGCGTCAGTTACAGAAAACAGCGGATCGTTTGCAACAAGCCGCGTTTGAAATGCGGATTATTTTAGGTGATCCCGGATTTCGTGGAAACTGGCGAGAAGCCTCACAAACACCAGCGGTTCAGCGTGAGTTAACACGATTATCTGATGCGCTCGATCTTACCTATGATGTACTGAAATTAGCATTAGGACGTAGCCAGCTTTTAGATACCGCCTTTGAACGAGCTGCGACGTTAAAAGCTAAATTAAAGCGTATGGCAGATACGTCTATTACGGGTTACTCCTATTGGTACGAATGTACGCCAAGACAGTTCAGTCTAAACATTACGCCGCTAACAGTGGCTGATAAATTTAAAGATCAAATGGCAGAGCAAAAAGGGGCGTGGATATTTACTTCAGCGACACTTGCCGTCGATGAAAACTTCACCCACTTTAGCCATCGTCTTGGGTTAGAGCCGAAAAAGCAGTTTTCATTAGAAAGCCCGTTTGATTACAACCAACAAGCCTTATTGTGTGTGCCTCGTCATTTGCCAGAGCCTAATAGCTATGGTTTAGCAAACAAGCTGGTGGCGTTATTATCGCCTGTGATTGAAGCTAATAACGGGCGTTGTTTCTTTCTATGTACCTCTCATCAAATGGTGCGAGAGCTTGCCGAAGGGTTTCGAGAAAAGCTCAATTTGCCAGTGTTGGCACAGGGCGAGACAACAAAGCAAAAACTGCTGAATGAATACCTCGCTCACGGAAATGCGTTATTAGTGGCAACGGGGGCATTTTGGGAAGGGATTGATGTTAGAGGCCAAGCCCTTAGCTGTGTTATCATTGATAAATTGCCGTTTACAGCGCCAGATGATCCGTTATTAAAAGCACGTATCGAAGATTGTCGTATGCGTGGGGGCGATCCGTTTGCTGAAGTGCAAATTCCAGATGCCGTAATCACCTTAAAGCAAGGTGTTGGGCGTTTGATCCGTGATACCAAAGATAAAGGCGCACTGATCATTTGTGATAATCGATTAGTGACAAGGCATTACGGCGCTGTATTTTTACGAAGTTTACCGCCAATTCCTCGCACTCGAAGTGTTGAAGGAGTTAGTGACTTTTTGTCTACTATTAATAACATCACTGTTATTGAAGATGACAACCAACATTCAGAGGCTTGAATGAGCACCAAAATTTTGGCAGTAGATACTGCAACTGAAAACTGTTCTGTTGCCCTTTTAGTGGGTGATGAAGTTATTTCTCGTTGTGAATATGCACCACGTGAGCACACAACAAAAATTTTGCCAATGGTTGATACTGTACTTGCAGAAGCAGGTCTTAAATTAAATCAACTTGATGCATTAGCTTATGGTCAAGGCCCTGGTAGCTTTACTGGTGTGCGCATTGGCATCGGTATCGCGCAAGGCTTAGCATTTGGTGCTGATTTACCTATGGTTGGTGTTTCTACGCTGGCTGCAATGGCGCAAGGTACTTACCGTGTTCATCAAGCTGAGAACGTATTATCAGCGATTGATGCACGTATGGGCGAACTATATTGGGGTCAATACCAACGTAAAGCGGATGGTGATTGGCAAGTCGTCGGTGCAGAACAAGTGATTGCACCTGAAGCGTTAGTTGAATCTATGCAAACAGAATCTGGCATTTGGTTAACGGCAGGTACAGGTTGGGAAGCGTATGCTGAAACCCTAAGCAAATTACCTGTAGCAATGCAGCAAGGCACATTGCTATACCCTGATTCACAAGATATGGTGCAGCTTGCGAAATTTGCATTTGCTCGTGGTGAAGTAGTACTTGCAGAAGAAGCAAGCCCTGTGTATTTACGTGATACCGTGACGTGGAAAAAGCTACCAGGTCGCGAGTGATCGTATCAAAAGTGAGAGTGGTAGCTATGTCTACTACTCTCGTTATAGATGAATCTTGGGTTTATTGGATGATGAGAGGGGATTATGGTAACTATTAATCATGGTGTTATTTCTTTACCATCAAAGCCACTCAATTCAACTAATAAAACAGAAAGTGCAAAACAAACAGCGTCAGCGAGTGAGGCTGTTTCTCCTGTTTCCTCTTCATTATCGTCAGTGGCTCAATCGCCCGAGTTGGCGAATCAAGAATACCGTCAACTTCAATATGATCGTCCTGATGGTAAGCATCAAAAAGCACTGACTGCTTATATGGATGTGATGCTTCATAGCCGTAAAGAACAACTCTCAAATCTTATCGGTATTGATATGGTTGTTTAAAACCATTCCCACTTACTATATTCTCCTCGCTATTAACACTTTAATATAAGGTGCCAGCAGACTGTGCATTGATGAGTATTTCTGCTGTTAAATTGAACAGTTATGGTGAGGTTTTATATGTTTCGTAAGCTATTTCTTGGGCTGATATTGATCTTTATGGTAGGCTGCGCCAGCGTTCCAGCCAGCTTGCAGACTAAAACGAAAAATCCTATCACAGATTTACACGTTATCACCGAGCATCCTACTGTAATGCAACATCAGGAAGTAAGGTTAGGTGGGATCATTGCTTCGATTAAAAATGAAGCAAAGCAAACACGGATTGAAATTGTCGCATTGCCGTTAACCTCTGACGGTCGACCACTCTTACACAGTAAACCTCAAGGTAGATTTATTGCGAATGTACCTGGCTTTCTCGATCCTATTGAGTATGCCAAAGGGCGTTTATTAACTGTGGTGGGACAATATACTGGAACGGAAAAAGGTAAAGTAGGTCAATACGATTACACCTTCCCTGTTGTTACAGTGACAGGTGAGCAAATTTGGCAGGTTCAGCAACAAATCCAAATGGAAACACCAATGCGATTTAACCGTTGTATTGGCTTTAATTGTGGGTTCTGGGGCGATGATTACTTTATGCCGCCGTTTGGTATTGAAGGCCGTGTCGTAGACAGAGTGGTAATGTAATTGATGGAAGCGATAACCTTTCGCCTTGCAGAAATTGAGTTAGCTGGATTGGCGAATTTTTCGCTCTCTGCTCCGATTAAAAATAACAAGTCTGTGTTGTTGTTTCTCCATGGTTGGCAAGATAATGCAGCAACGTTTTCAACGCTTTGGCAACGATTAGACGCTGACTTTAATCTTGTCGCGATTGATTTGCCGGGGCATGGATTATCGCAATCTCGAAGTGAAGATAACTATTATCATTTCTTCGATTATATTGATGATTTACACCAAGTGATTTTACAGCTACCTGTTAAGTCAGTGTGTTTAGTTGGACATTCACTGGGTGCCATTATTTCAAGCTGTTACAGTGCCGCTTATCCTGAACATGTTGAGCAGTTGATCTTAATTGAAGGACTAGCGCCTGTAGTTGAAGAGCCTGCTTTAGCGGTACAGCGATTAAAGCAAGGATTGAAAAGTCGTCAGCAATATCGCAAACAGCGTGGACGCCGTAAAGCACGGGTAATGGTGTCGTTTGATGAAGCATTGCAACTGCGGGCTAATGTGAATGGCTTGCCGACGGCATGTTTAGTACCAGTTGTAGAGCGGGCTACTGTTGAGCATGATGGAAAATGGTATTGGCGACATGATCATCGTTTACGTTGTGATTCGTTGTATCGCATGACGTTATCACAAGCGCAGGCCATTATGTCGTCTATTGAAGTGCCTATTTACTCTATTGTCGGCAGTCATGGTTTTCCTATCTTGCGAGATAATCCGCAACAGAAATAC
The sequence above is a segment of the Photobacterium leiognathi genome. Coding sequences within it:
- a CDS encoding FeoC-like transcriptional regulator; translation: MILQQLKQYIEQHGRVSRKQLSQHFGMSEDGVEAMLEVWIRKGSVGRELVGCDSTDCCQTAKEVWYRCLADNELSITVMR
- a CDS encoding ATP-dependent DNA helicase, which translates into the protein MITKFFASGGALDKAIPGFQARQPQIDMANAVADAIKHESQLVVEAGTGTGKTFAYVIPALLSGKKTIISTGSKNLQEQLFHRDLPLMADAIGFTGRVALLKGRSNYLCIDRLNRQVLESHDVESDPTLLTQLVKIRQWSSSSKSGDFGECDDVAEDSPVIPLITSTNDNCLGRECPSYDECFVVKARRKAMEADVVVVNHHLFLADLAIKETGFGELIPEAEVFIFDEAHQMPDIASQYFGQSLTSRQLVELAKDIDIGYRTEARDMRQLQKTADRLQQAAFEMRIILGDPGFRGNWREASQTPAVQRELTRLSDALDLTYDVLKLALGRSQLLDTAFERAATLKAKLKRMADTSITGYSYWYECTPRQFSLNITPLTVADKFKDQMAEQKGAWIFTSATLAVDENFTHFSHRLGLEPKKQFSLESPFDYNQQALLCVPRHLPEPNSYGLANKLVALLSPVIEANNGRCFFLCTSHQMVRELAEGFREKLNLPVLAQGETTKQKLLNEYLAHGNALLVATGAFWEGIDVRGQALSCVIIDKLPFTAPDDPLLKARIEDCRMRGGDPFAEVQIPDAVITLKQGVGRLIRDTKDKGALIICDNRLVTRHYGAVFLRSLPPIPRTRSVEGVSDFLSTINNITVIEDDNQHSEA
- the purU gene encoding formyltetrahydrofolate deformylase, with product MEKKTLLTECPDDMGLIAKITNICHKHQLNIINNKEYVDNTHDQFFMRTELEGYFNDTTFLADLDHALPQGSKRRLISSDRKKVVIMVTKEAHCLGDILVKAFDGSLDIEIAAVVGNYNTLQGLTEKFDIPFHHVCHEGLSREEHEQKLLEAVQQYQPNYVVLAKYMRILTPNFVAQFPNKIINIHHSFLPAFIGAKPYQQAFERGVKIIGATAHFVTNDLDEGPIITQNVIPVDHSFSAAEMAKSGRDVEKSVLSKALGLVVDDRVFVHGNRTVIL
- a CDS encoding DUF924 family protein, which encodes MASEYQFVLDYWFGELDGEVTKENKHSLWFLGGDEVDAYIKTHFQSWVSKAGKGELNHWCETAKGRLALIILLDQFSRNIYRGLSAAFRYDSLALALCKRGLALNQDMELTAIERVFFYLPLEHAEDLEDQEESVFRFKQLTECTSAENSELFDGFYNYAKSHFEVIKQFGRFPYRNAVQGRLSTQGELAWLNDGGQRFGQ
- a CDS encoding HIT domain-containing protein — encoded protein: MHFTLHPRLESDTTVLGDFPLSRVLLSKEALGPWIILVPRVDELREIHHLPEQDQFQLMRESSAVATLLENDYQAEKINVGALGNLVPQLHLHHIARFSNDIAWPGPIWGNTDGTQRSDELQAALAEELRAELSQIEGFSAIS
- a CDS encoding VOC family protein, translated to MNTLEQHHLHPTQMLAQLPDFMKAITALIDDLGISLKGFQADHIALRVNDQTLAEALHQAWLSYGQEWSNNMINGRPIVIIGFEQPLQAGDWSFEALELPYPSDKAYPKQGWEHIEFVVPSTARTTDELKQDLQKQLPTLDWDGLAAKGIKVKASSPAGDNERLPNPTFAFKRDGVCIKLHGHSLKAVLESEQA
- the argS gene encoding arginine--tRNA ligase: MNIQALINDKVSQALEAAGAPAGSPAAVRQSAKAQFGDYQANGVMGVAKKLGTNPREFAQKVIDCLDLDGIAEKVEIAGPGFINIFLNKAWLAERGEEALKDERLAVNTETAQNIVVDYSAPNVAKEMHVGHLRSTIIGDAVVRTLEFLGHNVIRANHLGDWGTQFGMLIANMQRKEKEGADVSMNISDLEGFYRESKVLYDEDAEFGETARNFVVRLQSGDEYCLEKWKQLVEITLKQNQRNYDRLNVSLTDDNVMGESMYNDMLPGVVADLKEKGLAVESDGATVVYLDEYKNKDGEPMGVIIQKRDGGYLYTTTDIACAKYRYEQLHADRVLYFIDSRQHQHLMMAWEIVRKAGYVPESVSLEHHAFGMMLGKDGRPFKTRACGTVRLADLLDEAEERANKLIEEKNPELSAEEKANIAQTVAMAAVKYSDLSKHRTTDYIFDWDNMLAFEGNTAPYMQYAYTRVASIFKRANVELADLTQPIVITDEKEQALLSKLLQFEEAVQSVAREGQPHLMCTYLFELAGMFSSFYEACPILNADEATKQSRLKLAMLTAKTIKQGLDLLGIETLERM
- a CDS encoding IS4 family transposase, translated to MTYIEPTLWAQKQFGQADLNDPRRTQRLVALATSLAEQPGIPISKLIISPADMEGAYRFIRNDQIKAEDIAEAGFYVTAQEAFEQQTLLALEDTTSLSYSHHSIQDTLGHSNQGNRHRAMFVHSTLLFAPETHTVVGLIEQQRWTRDIEKRGQRHQHATRPYKEKESYKWEQASRHVAERLGEKMSEVISVCDREADLFEYLTYKHEQQQRFIVRSMQSRCIEEHDNRLYDYASKLLSAGSKELKIPQKGGRKSRTAHLDIKYAPVTLKSPANKKEFDNISLYYVGCIEQGESDDKLAWHLLTSEPVTNKEEALNIVSYYERRWLIEDFHKVWKSEGTQVEQLRMQSKDNLERLSVILAFIATRLLQLRFMNESKELSSSCCERVLKGKAWKLMWLKLEKKKLPKEAPNISWAYKSIARLGGWKDTKRTGRASVKTLWQGWFRLQTILEGYELAKSLEHNDL